The following is a genomic window from Palaeococcus ferrophilus DSM 13482.
AATGACCGCGAAGAGGAGAAGGCCCCTGACTATGTCGAGCCACACCATTAGGTTCTTCCTGTTGTAGCGGTCGCCAACGACACCGGCTATGGGGGAAAGCAGGGCCCTCGGCAGTATTTCCGCTATGATAAAGAGGCTCATCATACTGCCACTCTTGGTCTGATCCAGCACGTAGAGCGGCAACGCTACATCCTGCACCGCCCATCCAAGCTGGGAAATAAAGCGTCCCACCGCGAAGAGCCAGAAGTTTTTGTTGAATCTCATGGTTTCTCCTCCTTCCCCCAACTTGCTAATATATCTTACCTGCTCACTCCCCTTCTACCTTCCGCGCAGAGGTGAGCAGAAAAGAAAGCTAAACCCGCCTCACTACCACGCTTCCATTTACCGTGCTGACCTTCACCTTGAACTCGCCCGTGCCGATGATCGGATTCTCGGGGTCAATGCCCTCAAAGGTTATCACCCCGTTCACGCGGCTTGCTTTTATCCTCGCGTCGCAGAAGTCGGAAAGGGCCAGAATGATACTCCCGTTCACGGTGCTTATCTTTGCATCACCCTCAAACTCATCTATCTCAACCTCCATCGGCCCGTTGACGCTTCCGGCCTTCAGGGATTTCGCTAGCGTTAGGTGGGCTCTCACCCTTCCGTTCACGTTGCTTATCTCCTCTGCCTCACAGTTTTCAAGCTCTATCCTGCCGTTAACCGTGGAGACCTTCTCAAAGGATACCTCCCTTGCCCTTATCTCCCCGTTCACGGTGGAAGCTCTAACTGTGGCTTTCCTCGGCACCTTTACGGCAATCTCAGCCCAGCCGCTCTTTCCGAGAAGGTTGAGGAACCTCTTCTTCGGCTCCTCCCTGATGACGAGCCTCTCCCCCTTCTGCTCGACCTCCACCTCGGCCTCCCCATGTACAGTGTAGCTTACCTCGGCATGGTCGTTATCCCAGCCCTCGATATCAAGCCGGCCGTTCACAGCGGATATCTCAACCCTCTTCACGTTTTCAAGCATCATGGCCATCACCTTCACACAGCCTTACTTTAACAACCCCTCCATTGTGTGCCACAAGTCTTAGGGAGTGCTTTCCGTCCTCGAAAAGCCCATCTTCAACCCCTTCCAGAGTCACCACTCCTCCGTTCTGCTCAATGTTCAGGGAAACATCCCCATCCTCCGGAATGCAGATTTCCAGCATGCCGCTCATAGCCGTTCCCTCAAAGCTCCCCTCAATCCTTCCAAGCCTGAGGGAGGCAGTCCCCGCAAGCACCTTCACGGAGGCCGCCTCTAAAATGCTGATCGAGCCCTTTACGGTGGAAGCGAGTGAGAGGAGCTCTCCTATGATGCACTCTCTCAGTTCCGCCGTGCACTCTCCCGGGGTGAGGCTCTTGAAGTGGACTCGCTCCGCGTACACTCTCCCCCTCTTAATTGCAACCGAGACTGGAAGACCCCGGGGAACGCGGAGCTCGAGGGGCTCGAGCGTCCTGTCCCTTTTCAAGGCCTTTTTGAGCTTCCAGATTGCCTTGTAATCCACGCGGAGCTCCCCGTCCTTGAAATCCAGCTTAATTGCCCTCTCCGTACCGGGGTTCAGCTCCACGTAGTCCTTTTCCCAGCCGGCTACTCTGAGGTCAACGTCCACGAGCTTCATCCAGACTTCTTCAACGCCCTCGAACCTCACAGCCACCCCTCCGAAACAAAGTCAAAGAGGGGCTCTCGCCCCCAGTGTATCCTTCTTCCATTTTCTCCGGACCCGGTTCCAAGCCCATCACCCCAGGTACCTCATCAGCTCGTCTATGAGTTCCCTAACGCGGCCGTTGAGTTTGGCGCGGTCTATACCGAGCCCTTCGACCATCTCAGTTCCCTGCTCTTCCACTATCTCCTTCGCCTTCCTCAGGACGAGGTCGCAGGCCTCCCTGCTCTCAATCGTGTGGGTCTTCTCGCCAACGCGAATGCGAACCTTTCCGTCGCGCGCGGAAATCACCACGTCCTCTATCCTGAGCTTGGCCCTTCCCCTTCCCACCGTTACGGAGATATCGCCCGAGCGGAGTGAGACCGTCTCACCGAGGCTCAGAGTTTCGTCGCCGCTCCTGTAGGTCACCCTGTCCCCGGAAACCTCTATCGTGAACTCCTCCGTCTTGATGGCCAGCCTATCGCCGGCCTTGGTGAGCTGAAAGCCGTTGGTGAGCTCTCTAATGGTGAGCATCTCTCCTATCGTCTTCGTTATCCGACCCTCGCGGAGCCTCATCGGGCCTATCTTCACCTCATCCCCCGCTGGAGTGCTTATGACCTCCACGAAGGGCACCTTCACGTACTCGAAGCCATCCCCCTCGTAGACCTTCACTATTCCAAGATCAACGACGCTCGCCTTGTTCTTGGGACGGTAAAGCCTGTCCGGGTTTATCAGCTCGTTCGCCCTCTTGACGAAGCCCGGATCTGGAGAGGTCTTCCTTTCGGCGATCTTCTCCGAAGTCCAGACGACAACCGGCGAAAGGAGCCTTCTGGTGACATTTCCAATAGGTGTCTCTGTCTCAACCATGAGGTCGCCATCAATAACCCAGCCCACAGGCTTCCTCCCGAACTTCACGGGGTAGGCCTTGCCGGTCCCCTTGAGCTTAACCTCGCCGAAGGAGGCACCACTGAACTCATAGGCCTTCTTCTCGACCTTCCACTCGATGTTCCTCTCGTCGAACTTGGCCAGCAGAAGCCCGGCTATTAAGAGGACAACGGCGTAGGCGAAGGCAGTGCCAGCGGTTATCGTTGCGTTTTCACCGGTGAACGTCTCCGAAAGCCCAAGCCACTTCCCGAAGAACAGGAAGACGCTCGTCCAGAAGGAGGCCTTGGCGAGGGCAAACACCACCCCGCTTATCGTCACCCCGAGCCACTTCCCGACGCTTAGCAGCTCGAAGGCGAAGATGAGCGCTATTATCGCGTACACCATGTAGTCGTTATAGTCTTCAAGCTTCAGCGGCCCCTTAAAGAGCCAAAGTATAAGCAGGAGCGCGGTTAGGGTCTTCAGGTACTCGGCCACCCTAAACCGGAGACCCCTTTCCTCATGGAACCCGTACATCATTCTTCCACCTCCCCAAGGGCGGTTATTATCTCAAGCAGGCGCAAAAACAAACGTCCGTCTGGCGAGATTTCGTATCCCTCTTCTTTCCTCACCATACCAGTCCTTACGAGGAGCTTGAGGTGGTGAGAAACGGTGGGGCTCTCAACCCCGAGGGATTCCTTGATCTCCTTGAAACCCATCGGTCTCTCCGCCAGCATTTTCAGTATCCTTATCCTGTCCGGGTTGGCGAGGGCCTTCAGGGTCTTCGCTGCTTTTTCCTCGTCTATCTCGGGTAAAGCCCCACCCTCAAGCCGCTTTTTGAGACGGGCCTTTATGGAGAGCATAACCTCGTCAACGGGCTCGATGTTCTCCTCCAGCACCTCAAGCCGCTTTTTCAGCTCCTCCAGCTGAGCCCTCAAATCGTCCATGCTACCACCAGGTACATGTTTTTGTAGTACACTTTCTTGTACTAAAATAGCACGGTAGGTATATAAAAATTTATCGGTGTGGGGTTAAACCCCACCAGCAGACTTATTAACCAAAATTGTCTTCATATACCCACGGTGAATAGGATGATACGGGTTGAGAGCCTCGTTAAAAAGTACGGTCCCAAGACGGCTGTGGATGGAATAAGCTTTCACGTTGATGACGGCGAGATATACGGCCTTCTGGGCCCCAACGGGAGCGGAAAATCCACGACCATGAAGATACTCGCGGGAATTCTCCGGCCCACCTCGGGAAAGGTCGTCGTGAACGGGATAGACGCCGCGAGAAACCCCCTGGAGGTAAAGAAGATAGTGGGATACGTTCCAGAAACGCCCGTCCTCTACGAGAGCCTCACCCCCTCGGAGCTCTTCAACTTCGTGGGCAGCATAAGGGGAATCCCAAAGGAGACGCTGGAGGAGCGCGTTAAGCGGCTTGTGAAGGCCTTTGGAATCGAGGAGTACCTCGAGCAGTTCATAGGGACGTTGAGCTTCGGAACCCAGCAGAAGGTGTCCATAATAACGGCCCTCCTCCACGAGCCGGCGGTTCTCGTGCTCGACGAGTCCATGAACGGTCTCGACCCAAAGAGCGCGAGAATCCTCAGGGAGCTTCTCCTGGAGTTCAAGAGGGAAGGGAAGAGCATCGTCTTCTCCACCCACGTCCTCCAGCTGGCCGAGATGGTGTGCGACAAGATAGGGCTGATATACAGGGGCAAACTGATAGCGGAGGGAACCATAGAGGAGCTCAAGGAGAGAGCCCACGAGGAGAACCTCGAGGACGTGTTCCTCAAGCTTACGGAGAGCAAGGACGAGGTCTTCGCCATCGTGCAGGCCCTGAGGGAGACCCTGTAGGTGAGAGGATGTTCGAGATAGTGAGGATACTTTACAGGGAGCTTCACTACAGGATACTGAAGCAGAACCCGATCGTCATGGCGGACCCCAAGGCCTACAGGAAGGCCCTTAAAAGAACAACCAGCATGAAGTCGGGCCTCGGCTACCAGAGTCTGGCTTTCCTCGGCTTTGGCCTCTTCTACGCGGGGAGCGTCCTGTTGGCGAAGACTGACACCCAGCTCATCCCCATCCTCGTCTCCCTGGCCACGATACCCTTCATAATGGCGCTCTACACAACGGCAGTCCACGCATCCCACGTGGTCTCAATGGGAATCTTCGAGCCCCTCAAGCCCCTGCCCCTCCGTGTCGGGAGCCTCTACCTCAGCGAGCTGCTCCTCCTGGAGATTGTCCCGACCTTCTCGATTACAGCCCCCTCGGTGCTGGCGTTAATGGTGAGGGCCCCCGTAACGGGTCTCATAACGCTCCTCTGGCTTCTGATGGGGCTCTTCTTGGGGCACACCATAGGCCTTCTGATATTCAGGACTTTCGGGATGAGGGTGCGCATCGGAAAGGGC
Proteins encoded in this region:
- a CDS encoding DUF4097 family beta strand repeat-containing protein, which encodes MAMMLENVKRVEISAVNGRLDIEGWDNDHAEVSYTVHGEAEVEVEQKGERLVIREEPKKRFLNLLGKSGWAEIAVKVPRKATVRASTVNGEIRAREVSFEKVSTVNGRIELENCEAEEISNVNGRVRAHLTLAKSLKAGSVNGPMEVEIDEFEGDAKISTVNGSIILALSDFCDARIKASRVNGVITFEGIDPENPIIGTGEFKVKVSTVNGSVVVRRV
- a CDS encoding DUF4097 family beta strand repeat-containing protein, with protein sequence MRFEGVEEVWMKLVDVDLRVAGWEKDYVELNPGTERAIKLDFKDGELRVDYKAIWKLKKALKRDRTLEPLELRVPRGLPVSVAIKRGRVYAERVHFKSLTPGECTAELRECIIGELLSLASTVKGSISILEAASVKVLAGTASLRLGRIEGSFEGTAMSGMLEICIPEDGDVSLNIEQNGGVVTLEGVEDGLFEDGKHSLRLVAHNGGVVKVRLCEGDGHDA
- a CDS encoding membrane protein, with amino-acid sequence MMYGFHEERGLRFRVAEYLKTLTALLLILWLFKGPLKLEDYNDYMVYAIIALIFAFELLSVGKWLGVTISGVVFALAKASFWTSVFLFFGKWLGLSETFTGENATITAGTAFAYAVVLLIAGLLLAKFDERNIEWKVEKKAYEFSGASFGEVKLKGTGKAYPVKFGRKPVGWVIDGDLMVETETPIGNVTRRLLSPVVVWTSEKIAERKTSPDPGFVKRANELINPDRLYRPKNKASVVDLGIVKVYEGDGFEYVKVPFVEVISTPAGDEVKIGPMRLREGRITKTIGEMLTIRELTNGFQLTKAGDRLAIKTEEFTIEVSGDRVTYRSGDETLSLGETVSLRSGDISVTVGRGRAKLRIEDVVISARDGKVRIRVGEKTHTIESREACDLVLRKAKEIVEEQGTEMVEGLGIDRAKLNGRVRELIDELMRYLG
- a CDS encoding ArsR/SmtB family transcription factor → MDDLRAQLEELKKRLEVLEENIEPVDEVMLSIKARLKKRLEGGALPEIDEEKAAKTLKALANPDRIRILKMLAERPMGFKEIKESLGVESPTVSHHLKLLVRTGMVRKEEGYEISPDGRLFLRLLEIITALGEVEE
- a CDS encoding ABC transporter ATP-binding protein, encoding MIRVESLVKKYGPKTAVDGISFHVDDGEIYGLLGPNGSGKSTTMKILAGILRPTSGKVVVNGIDAARNPLEVKKIVGYVPETPVLYESLTPSELFNFVGSIRGIPKETLEERVKRLVKAFGIEEYLEQFIGTLSFGTQQKVSIITALLHEPAVLVLDESMNGLDPKSARILRELLLEFKREGKSIVFSTHVLQLAEMVCDKIGLIYRGKLIAEGTIEELKERAHEENLEDVFLKLTESKDEVFAIVQALRETL